One Falsibacillus pallidus genomic window, GCCTGGTCTGAATCTGACAGGAAAAGCTGCGGTTCTATGCCAATTGCATGCAGCAGCATATTAACGAACCCATCATCCGTCCCTTTGAAGATCCATGCCCATATGCCTGAAACGACGACGAATGAAGTGACAACAGGCAGGAAGAAGACTGCTTTAAAAAAGCCTGTGCCTTTCTTTCCGCTATTGATCAGCAAAGCCAAAATCAAACCGACTGCCATCGTAGGGACAATATAATAGATTGAAAACATAATCGTATTCCCTATGGCCTTCCATGCAAGTGGATCATGCAGCAGGCCCAGCCAGTTTTTCAGCCCGATGAACTCCGGCTCGCCAATCACCGGCCAATTCGTAAATGTCAGGTAGAAACTGAACAAAATCGGGAATAACTGAAAAATGGAAAAGTGTATTAAGATCGGAACAAGGAATATATACACCAGCGCATATTTGTTCCAATGGCGCTTCATCTTTTCTTTTCTGGAAATTTTATAGACCACTTGTGCTTCAGTTGCCGTATTCAATCCTGCGCTTTCCAAGATTCCCCCTCCTTCTCTAAGGGTTCTTTTTTGCTGTTATCCGTATCTGTATTTAATGTTTTGCACGCCACGCCGTCCTGCTATGAGATTGCCCGTTTCATAGGATTTAGCAATAGAGGGAGGAGAAATGTAATATTCCTCCCCCCGCTCACATTCTATTGTTTTGCCAATTCAGCCTTTACTGCTTCTGCAGCAGCGTCAGCCGCTTCTTTAGGCGTTTTCTTTCCTTCCATCATTGCCTGCATTTCTGCTTGGATCTTAGGCAGAATATCGCGGGCTACAGGAGAAATGACGCCTGGTTTTGTATATTTGAGCCAATCTACCATTTGTTTCATTTCTGGATTGTTATCATAGATTCCTGCTGCTGATTTACGCGGTGGAATATATTGAGTCAACTCATTGAATGCTTTTGAGTTTTCTGTATTTGTCATATATTCTACGAGTTTAGCAGCCGCTTCTTTTTTATCGCTGTTGGAAGCGACAACGAACATGCCAGTTGTACCAAATGTTGATTGTACTTCTCCTTTCAACGGAGGTCCTAGGACGTAGTCTTTAAATCCTTTTTGCTTCAAAGTGCTTAGCGTCAGGCCTGTTGCACCGGAAGACAATGACTTTCCTTCAAGGAAGTTAGCGAAGTGATCCAATGTATTGACAGAGTCTTTCGGGATCCAGCCTTTTTTGTACCAATCATTGATTGTTTCAAAAGCTTTTACCCCTGCATCGTTGTTCAGGATAACGTTTCCATCCTTATCCAAAACATCTCCCCCTGCTTGCCATAGGACTGGGTAGAGGGTGGCGTTCAATGTGTTTCCGCCTTCAAATCCTCTTGCATAGTAGCCTTTTGCCACTGCTTTTTCAGCTAATGCATCAAACTCTTCCCAAGTAGTAGGGACATCGTCTTTGCTTGCACCGATTTCTTCCATGATTTTAGTGTTATAGACATTTGCACGAACTTCGTGAAGAATCGGCAATCCGTATAGTTCACCTTTATAAGAAACTGCGTCCAGGGAGCTTTGCGGGAAATCCTCTTTATCGAAATCTTTGCCCAGAAGATCAGTGATTGGGGCAAGCACTCCTTTATCGGCAAATTGACCCATCATATCCGGGATGAGGTAGAATACATCTGGCCCTTGGTTTGCAGCAAGCGCCGTCAAGATCTTCTGCTCACGATTTGCCCATGGGATCTCTTGGAACTTCACTTTTACATCCGGGTACTCTTTGTTAAAAGAAGCTGCCATCTGCTCGAATACTTTTGTCTGCTTATCCTTAAGATCCTTTGATACGTATGGATGGATCCATACAGTCAATTCACCGGAGAACTTCTTGTCCTTCCCATCTGATGATGCTTTTTCGTCATTGCTGCATGCTGCCATAGCAAACATCAACACCAACATCAATAAAAAACTGACGATCTTTTTTGCTTTCATCTTTCTCCCCCTCAACTGGTTCATATCTGGTACTTGTAAATAATATTACGGAAGCGCTTTCATCATGTCAATACAATTGATTAAAAATTATGAAAATTTAAATCGCCACGTTTAGACAATTATTTCCCGGAAAATGTCGTTTTATAGGTTTAAGCCCTCTTAAACACCGCTGTGGATTTCCTTTCAAGACTTTGCTTTCCGTGGGAGAATGCGTCTTGCGTCCATTCAACTTCTAGAAATCAGCTGACATTTGAACGTTAAGAAAGCCAATTTTTATAACTTACAAGGCCCGCTGGCTATTGTCTCTGCAGCGATTTATTCTTTCAATTACATGGATGATCGACAAGGTTTCTTCAATCGGAATGGGATTTCTGCCCGTTTTAAAGAAAGATAGGATCTCTTGTATAAGCCCACTGTACATGGATTCCTGCGGGTCGCTTTCCCATATCACAGGAAAAGCCTCATTTTTCGTTTTGGCAGTAATCCGATAAACAGATTTGCCCTCTTGAATCCCTTTTATCACAGCTTTTTTCCCGTCTACCATGATACATTCTACAAGCTCTCCCTGCCCACTCTTTTTTACAGATATGCTCACCGGCAATGTCTTCATAATGCCTTGCATCATCTCTACAAGATGGATTCCATACCAAAAATAGCCCGGATAATGCGGTGCGAAATCGAGCGGCCCCTCCAACTCTAATTCGACAATTTCATCAGGCGAATACTCATTTTGGAATCGCTGGATAAAGTTTGCGTACCTTAGAGCTGAACTGCTCATCAAAGGGGTTCTTCCTTCTTTGCTATCCATAAAATACTGATGCGCCTCTTCGGTTGAAAGGGATAGCGGCTTATCAATAAAAACCGGTTTGCCAAATCCCTTCAGTTGTTCCCATATCTTTTTCCGATCAGGAGAAAACATGGATAACAGGAGGTAAGCATCACAGCGATCATTCAATTCTTCCAATGAATCAGCTATCGGAATAGGAAACTCTTTAAGGAATCGCTCCATTATGATGTGATGCTGCTTCATGCTGCTGGCGATCTGTGGTGAATAATAAGGATAGACCGCCGCGATTTTATGTCCTATATTGGATCCGCAGTTCAATATTTCCCTAGTAAAAGCAATTACATGGGAGGAATCGCTGCCAATGATTCCAATTTTCATTCATTTCCCTCCCGCACTTTCTTATATCGAGGCTGTTTTCTCAAAGTTTGTTGCTTTAGCCATTAAAATAGGATAACTTGTGCAATCAATGCAGGAAATTCAGCTGAAAAAGGAGCCTGAATACTCTATTTCACCGCGCAAAACAGGTATTTTCACGTTAAAATCAGCATTAAGATTTTAATAATAATGTTTACGAAAACAGCCTATATCGATTGTTTTTCATTCTTATTAAGCCAATTTGATAGGTTTTGAGACACAAAGGAATCATCCTGCAAATGAGGGTAGTCCCGGTAGACCCGCTGTATTTCCTCCAACTGGCCGTCACTCAGTCGCTCTTCCGGAAGCAGGCACCACTCTCCTTGAAGAAGACCCTGCATTGCTAATACCTTATTGATGCCGGCAATGCAGCCTTTGAAGCGGTTGGCGGAATCAAAAAATGCGGCATTGGCATCTGTCACTTCTTGTGCAAGAGTCAGAAAATGAGCTGGAATTGCTTCCTGTCCCCTTACTGCTTTTATCCGTTCAAAATATTCCACTGCTGTTTTGGTCCAGACAGCCCAGTGGCCCAAAAGACCGCCAACAATAGCCTTTTCAATGGTTTTTCCATTGGACTGAAAACGATAGACAGTCAATAAATCGTTGATGATATTATCATCGTTCCCTGTATACAAAGCGATTTGATCAGAGCGAGTCGACTCGCATACGGCACGGACGACATCTAAGGTCTGGTAGCGGTTGAAAGGCGCCATTTTAATAGCAAACACATTATCAATTTCCGCAAATGTCTTCCAAAATTCAAAGGACAATACCCGCCCTCCAACTGAAGGCTGCAAATAAAATCCGAAGACAGGTATGATTTCGGCAATTCGTTTCGTTCTATTTAACAATTCGGCTTCTGAATAATCATTCAATCCTCCCATGCTCAACAACCCGAGGTCATATCCTGCATTTTTGGCAAAGTGCGTCTCTTTTACAGCCTGCTGCGTCGGTCCTGCAATACCGGCGACTTTAATGAATGGACGCTGCAAATTTCTTTTTTCTATTTCTTCAATGGCCAGATTCAGCACTTTTTCATATAAATGAAACTTTGGGTCCCTTATTTCAAATTGAGTAGTGTGGACGCCTACCGCCACTCCACCTGCACCGGCATCCATATAGTATTGGGTCAAAGCGCGCTGCCTGGCTTCATCCAGCTCCCTATTTTCGTTCAATGCCAACGGGTGGGCAGGTATCACCGTTCCGCTGAACAGCAGTTTTTTTACATTTTCACTCAGCATGTTTTAAAAGACTCCTTCCCTCTCTTGGAAATGGGTCGGCTTATTGTACATAGCGCCTCCCTCGGAAATCCAATCGGCTGTCCAGTCAATCATGGAAGCAAGAGTCACACGGGGGTACCCAAAAAGCTGGTGTGCTTTGGAGGCATTGTTCAAAAGAGCGGTGTCCTTCTCTTCATTGATAAATTGGACAGGCTTATTCAATCTTTCACCAAATTGCTGTGCGATCCAGCGAACCGATACTTTTTCAGGACCTGTTATGTTCAACGTCTTCGGCGGAGAACTGCAGTGCAGCAGGGAACGGATGGCATATTCATTAGCGTCGCCTTGCCATATCACGTTCACCTGTCCCATAGACAGGTCTATTGGTGTGCCGGCATTGACTTGTTTAGCGATTTCCAATAGCACTCCGTATCTCATATCAATGGCATAGTTCAAGCGGAACAATAAAACAGGCGTCTGATGTTTATGTGAAAAATAAGTGAAAATCCGTTCCCTTCCTAAACAGGACTGAGCGTACTCGCCGACTGGCTGCACAGGATGATCTTCTGAACATTCGCCTTTGTTGACAGAGGTCAATGGATAGACATTCCCGGTGGAAAAGGATACTATATTGGATTTTTTGAATTTTTCAGCTACCCGGCCAGGCAGATAAGCATTCATAGCCCAAGTAAAATGTTCATTATCCTTCGTGCCGAATTTCGTTCCGGCCATATAAATGATATTTTTGGCATTGGGGAGATTTTGAAGGTCTTCCTCGTTCAATAAATCTGCCGCAATCGTTTCAACACCTGATGATTCAAGTTCTTCACGGAGGGATCCATTTGAGAATCGGGATACCCCTATCACTTTTTTCTCCACTCCCGCTTGATTGATGGCACGTTTGGCCATTTTAGCGAGAGTCGGTCCCATTTTTCCGCCTACCCCAAGAATAAGGATATCTCCCTCTATTTTTTTCATATCCTCAACAAGCGCTTGGGATGGCTTTGTCATCCATTCTTCTAATTGTTCAATCGTCTGTAGCTTCAATTTCATCGCCCCTTTAGTAAGATAGAGGAGGCTGAGTTCCTGCCTCCTCGTGGATATAATCATTTAGGCTGCCTTATCAAAGAATCAAGGCTTGCTGTCAACACGTTCTTGGCATCCAAGGAAATAAATTTACTTAAGCTGTCTTTATTAATCTGTTCCTTCGCTTTTTCCAGGAACTCAATTGCATTCGGCCCATTGCCTTTTTCCAGCTGATGATCTGCTTGCTTTAAGTCCTCCAAAAGCTGTTTATAAAGCGGCTGATCCAGCATATTGCGGCTTCTGTATTCTTCCGCTTCTTCTCTCACAGAGTTGAAGCTTGTTTCGCCAGGATGCACTTCTAATTTCATTAAGTCTGCACCTGAAGCATAATAAAGGCTTCCATCGTTTTCGATATCCATCAAATCGGCATTCTGTTTAATGAGCATGGTGGATAATGTGCCAGGGTTTACGACAGTTATGTTCCTGCCGAGTGTCGTATAAAGCAGACCATCTTTGCCCCAGCGGAGGTAGATCGGCCTCCATTTGCTTGCAGCATAAGTACTCGGATAGACCACTTTGCTTTTCTTCACTTCATATGTTTTTGGATCCATGGCGAAAATCGTTCCGTCGATTGCTCCCCATATAAGTCCATCCGGGCCGGCGGACAATTCGCCGATCATTTTTGGATCAGCATCCAATCCAGGGATATCCGGCGTGAATTCAGCCACTTTCTTGCTGTTTTTCACATCCCATACGAAGATTTTCGCATTTTCATCAGCGGGATTGCTTCCTCCACCGCCCCATACAGAAGTGCCGCCATAAACATATCCATCTTTATAGGCCAAACCGATGATGCTTTGATTTTCCACAACGTTTCGATGGTCTTCCCATTGACCGGTTTGCTTATGATAGATGCTTAAGGAGCCTCCAAGCTCTCCGTAGCCTGGAATGGTTCCGATGAATAAATCATTTCCACTCGATTCGAGAGTAAACGGCCGGTCCTGGAAGTCTTCAATATCATGGATCAGCCCTGGATTCTTATCAGGAGTATTTCCAAAATCCATTGCCTTTGCCGGATCATATTGATAGATTTTCGCCCCTCCATAGGTTCCGAAGAATACTTTTCCGTCGAAGAAACCGATGCCTTCAGGCTGCGGCATCCAGCTCAAATTATGGATGATCTTCGATTCTCGAGGATCAAAGACACTCATTCCCCGATGATATCCGCCTAAATAAATCTTTCCGTCTGGCGCCTTTGCCAATGACTGAATCGGCACCCCTTGCGGTTCCACATCCGGGTAGATGTACTCAACCTCATTTTTCATTGGATCGTACTGCATATATTCTGAAAAACCGCTCACAAGCGCCAGCACTGAATGGCCGTCTTTTTCCACCCATCCGAATTTACGGGTTGTATGATCTGTAGAAGATATGCCGCTGACTTCCTCCGTCGTATTGGTTTTTAAATTATAGCGATGGAGCTTGGCACCCAGGATGTAGTACATGTCTTCCCCGTTGTCTGGAGACGGCGGCGAAATTTCACCTGTGTATTTAATTGTGTTGACCAGTTCCAGCGTTTCCTCATCCAATACGTACACCGTTGAGCCGCCTACTCGAATGAATAGTTTCCCGTCGTATCCTTCAATATTGGCCACGGTGTTGTTCCCGCCTGATATCGGAATGTGGACTTCTTCCTTTTCTCCCGTTTTTAAGTTCAGCCGGTATACATAGGCAGTAGAGCCGATCCCAACGTAAAGGTAGTCGCCTGAAATCCCGAGTCCCCTTGCATATTTCTGGCCATCCTTGAATGTTCCTAAATCTTTGAATTCCCCTGTTTGGATGTCGTATTCAAACACCTTCGCATGCGGATAGGTGGCTCCATATACTTTCCCATCTTTACTGACAGCAAGGTCCCAAATCCATGTATCGGATGGATTTTTACCCAAAGTTTCAATTCTTTTTTCTGCCGGTAAATATCTGTATAGGATGCCATCGTTCGTTCCAGCAAAATAAATGTTTCCGTCACTGCCTTCTGTTATGGCCCATACGGTATCCGCCCCTGGGATAGGCTGTGAAAAGAGTCGTTCACCCGTATCGCCATCAATGGCATAAAAAGTCGCTGGGACGCCATTTGTGGCAAAATAAAGTTCCGAATGCCCATCACTTCTAGTACTGATGGCTGCAGATGAAGTAAGCGATGCTTTTACCGCTTCCCCCAAATTGACTGGGTCACTGACTGTAAGATCCAGCTGCTCTTCCCATGAAAAAGACACTTGATCTACAAATGCATTGGTCACTGAAGCGACTCCCGAATATAATTCCAGTCTTGCCGAAACCGCGTTTTTCGGCGCCTTTCCACTCACAGATCCCGAAAGCCATGTATTGGCTGCCACCGATTTAACACTGTATCCGCTGCTGAATTTGGCTACTTCTTTTCCATTCTCATCAAAATAAAGCAGATACATATTGAGTGAGCCTGATTGCAAATAGATTGAAGCGTCAAAGTGATAGACTTGCCCGCCTGTCACCCTTGCCATGCTGCTTCTTATCCCGGCAGATTTCGTAGAAAGAGAGTCTGCCATCTTCAAACTTTGCGTTCCTTCTTTTACAACAGAACGATCGATAGAAAACCCGGTATCGCCGTATGTTTGTGTCCATCCAAGAATTGCCCCATTCTCTTTGGGAGTTGATTCAAACCCGGCATTTTCAATAAAATAGTCGTTTTGTGCCGGTTTTTCCTTGGCTTTTATCGAATAGGGAGAATTCATGGATGCTAGAGAAACGATTAGGATTCCTGTGGCGGAGATGCGAAAACATTTCTTTAAATTTTTTTGAATCATGATTCCATTCCCCTTCCTTTAGAAAGTTTGATTTCTTTCCGGGTCCTGCTGCTTTCATAGATTGCATCAATCATGCGCATGATTTCCACACCATGTTCAACAGTCGTTCTTGGAGCCTTATTTTCAAGGCAGCATTCAACAAAATGATCGGTCTGCTCCTGAAACGCAGCATCCACATTGAGTCCGTCCTGATCAGTCTGCGGGCGGGCATTAAGGATGGTATTGTACTTTTCGATGATCAGCCATGTTTCCGGAAGTACTTCGGTTCCTCCTCTCTCGCCGTAGAGAACGACGCTTGTTTCATTTCTTTTCGCATGGAGTGTGTAGCTGGTATCCAAATATAGGGACGCTCCGTTTTCGAAGCGGATCATCGCATTGGCAAGGTCTTCAACGTTATTGAAATTAGGATTGTAATCAGCCGTTTTATAAAATGCCAGGTTTTTGATGTTGGATCGATTTCCGAGTTTATTATATGTATTGGCACTGACGGCTATGGGACGTGGACAACCCATTAAGTACCAGGAAAGATCGAGTACATGGATTCCTACATCAATCAGCGGCCCGCCCCCTGATTTTTCACGGTCTGCAAACCAGCCGCCAGGATTCCCAAGCCTTCTGAGTGCAGACGCCTTAGCGTAGTAAATGCGGCCAAGGTCGCCATGATCGATGAAAGTTTTTAGCATTTGAACATTGGGGTCGAATCTTCTGATGAATCCTACTTGAAGTGTTTTCCCTGTTTCTATGGTCTTTCTTTGGATGGCGAGTGCGTCAGAGATGGTTGTACAAAGAGGTTTTTCTACAAATACGTGTTTGCCGGCATCAAGTGCGGCCATGATGATGTCTGCATGGGTGTTATTCCAGGTACAGATAACGACTGCTTCCAAGTCTGGGAGCTGAAGCATGACATTGTAGTCTGTACAAAGATGGGGGATGTTGTATTGTGCGGCTTTCTGTTTTGCCCGTGATTCATTGAGGTCGCAGATGGCATACAGTTCTGCGGCGGAGTTGTTTTGGTAAGAATTTAGATGAAGTTCCGAAATGGCTCCGCCGCCGATGATTCCAATTTTCAATGGTATTGGACTCATTGAAGCTTATACCTCCTCCCAGATTCTTTTGATATTCTGCAAGCCTATTTTTGTCGCAATCTTGCAATCTTCCATCCCTTCAAATTCAAGGGATAAAAAACCTTTATAAGCACTGTTTTTAATGAGCCGAAAGACGTTTCGAATATTGATGTCCCCCTGGCCAAGAATGGCTCCTTTCAAGAAGTTGCCATTTCGGGTGCTAAAGAAGCCTTCGCCGGGATCTTCTGCAGCCGGCCGGTAATAAAAGTCTTTAAGATGAACCATGGAGGATATCGGGAGGTTGTTTTTCACTGCAGCTTCTGGCACTTCGTCGACACAAAGGAAATTACCGACATCAAGCGTTGTTTTAAAATTTGGCCGGTTTACCAGTTTAACGAGAATCTCGACCCTTTCGCTGGATTGAAGGTAATATCCATGGTTTTCAACGCTTGTGGTGATTCCATACTGGGAAGCGTAGTCGGCTATTTCCCTGCATGCATCGACAAGGATGGGAAGATCGCCATAAAACTGCTCGATGCCCGTTTCCTCCATCGGTCTTGAAGCGGCGTCATGGCGCATCAACCTAGCTCCAAGCTGGTTGGCAATATCCACATGCTGCTTGACCCGCTTGATTTCTTCATTCACTTTTTCAATGGATTCCTGGATGAAATTAGCCCCGATGGCGTAATTGGAGATTTCAAGGTCAAGCTCCTCTGCTTTATTCCGGATGTCCTCAATAAGGGATGGAGTCTTGACGAGGTCAAATCCCAAAGGCACGATTTCCACATGTTCCGCTCCATTTTCCTTGATCCATTCCATTGCCTCTAAAATTGTCATGCCATCGTCTCGCATTGCCTTGTATAAACTGTAAGAGCTTACTCCAATCTTCATCATCCGCACCCTCTCTAATTGTTGGTTTATATCTGGAATTCTATTAATTTTATGGGTTTACCACTAGTTGTTGGCGGGTCCATCTATGATAACGGTTGCAATTTGGACCTTGGTGTAAGGTTATTACTTTATTGGTTGACTGTAATAAACTATATGTATTTGCGGTGGATATAAGAACTGGACTATATCTGGTTCACTTAAAATAGTACAACCTCCAATTAAATAAATCAATAAAATTCTGAAAAATCAAACAAAAGTATGTGGTTCTCGAAAAAAACTGGGGCGTGACTTTGCTCTCCACCCCGTCAGCTTATCCACAGGATTCGGTTGACAGTCACTTGGGGTAAACTTTCATTAGGTACTTGGGACTAAAGTTGAAATTAATGGAATTTACGACATTTTTTGCGTTACAATGAAAACATTACATTTATTTGTTGGAGGGACATCTTTTGATCTATCAAGTTCGATTATTCAGGGGACTAAGGGACCCGAGAGCTATGCTTCATCAGCTGGGGCAGGCCGAGACGGTTTACGGACTAAATAATAGAGTGATGCTCTTGTTTCTTTCCAGCTTGCTGATTTTCGCGGTAAGCGGTTGGTTTGGGCTTGGCACTCATGAAATCTCTGCTGAGATTAATAATCTATCAAACTCACAATTTGAATGGGAAAAGTTCCTGTTTTGGATCGGCAGGCTTGTATCGGGGCTTTTGTTTGCTGCGATCTATCTGTACATCATGTCTCTTTGGTTTGACATATGGACCGAGGCCCCGTTCAAGCATTTACTTATTGTACAGGCATTTGCATTTCTCCCGATTTTAATTGAGAAGATTATACATATCCTGTGTGTGTCTTTGCTTGGACTGGACTGGTATTCCTCTCCTGTTTCGCTTGGAGCGATTGCCCAGAGCGCACATGCACCTGCTTGGATCATTTATTTTTCAGGCTGCGCCACACTCTTTAAAGTCTGGAGCATGTACATACAATTTATAGGGTTAAGGAAACTTGCAGCCATGCAGCGCGGCGCTGCATTATTAGTGACCGTTTCCATTCATTTGATTTTTTGGGCCATCACGGCGACTTTGGCCTTCTTTGAATTAGGCTCTTTTCTCAATATTTGATTCTTTAAGCATTAAAACAGGATAATTTATGCAATCTATGTAGAAAATTTAGCTCGAAAAGAGCCTGGATACTCCATTTCAACGCGCAAAACTGGTATCTTCACGTTAAAATCGGCTTTAAGATTTTAACAACAATGTTTACGAAAACAGCCCTGAATTAAAACCATTTTTCTAAAAAGGCGGTAACCTCATGTCTAAAAAGAGCGGATGGCTTATATTGGCCATTGTATGTTTTATTGGATTGAATCTTTTTCTTATTTATAAAAAGAACAGCTTGGTTGACAGGACTAATTTTCTCACTCAATGGACTGAAGTGAAGGCAAAGGACCTCGAGAATTCCATTGCCACCGAAGGCGTTCTCGATGCAACAGAAACCAATCAAGTT contains:
- a CDS encoding NAD-dependent epimerase/dehydratase family protein gives rise to the protein MTKPSQALVEDMKKIEGDILILGVGGKMGPTLAKMAKRAINQAGVEKKVIGVSRFSNGSLREELESSGVETIAADLLNEEDLQNLPNAKNIIYMAGTKFGTKDNEHFTWAMNAYLPGRVAEKFKKSNIVSFSTGNVYPLTSVNKGECSEDHPVQPVGEYAQSCLGRERIFTYFSHKHQTPVLLFRLNYAIDMRYGVLLEIAKQVNAGTPIDLSMGQVNVIWQGDANEYAIRSLLHCSSPPKTLNITGPEKVSVRWIAQQFGERLNKPVQFINEEKDTALLNNASKAHQLFGYPRVTLASMIDWTADWISEGGAMYNKPTHFQEREGVF
- a CDS encoding sugar ABC transporter substrate-binding protein: MKAKKIVSFLLMLVLMFAMAACSNDEKASSDGKDKKFSGELTVWIHPYVSKDLKDKQTKVFEQMAASFNKEYPDVKVKFQEIPWANREQKILTALAANQGPDVFYLIPDMMGQFADKGVLAPITDLLGKDFDKEDFPQSSLDAVSYKGELYGLPILHEVRANVYNTKIMEEIGASKDDVPTTWEEFDALAEKAVAKGYYARGFEGGNTLNATLYPVLWQAGGDVLDKDGNVILNNDAGVKAFETINDWYKKGWIPKDSVNTLDHFANFLEGKSLSSGATGLTLSTLKQKGFKDYVLGPPLKGEVQSTFGTTGMFVVASNSDKKEAAAKLVEYMTNTENSKAFNELTQYIPPRKSAAGIYDNNPEMKQMVDWLKYTKPGVISPVARDILPKIQAEMQAMMEGKKTPKEAADAAAEAVKAELAKQ
- a CDS encoding sugar phosphate isomerase/epimerase family protein, whose protein sequence is MMKIGVSSYSLYKAMRDDGMTILEAMEWIKENGAEHVEIVPLGFDLVKTPSLIEDIRNKAEELDLEISNYAIGANFIQESIEKVNEEIKRVKQHVDIANQLGARLMRHDAASRPMEETGIEQFYGDLPILVDACREIADYASQYGITTSVENHGYYLQSSERVEILVKLVNRPNFKTTLDVGNFLCVDEVPEAAVKNNLPISSMVHLKDFYYRPAAEDPGEGFFSTRNGNFLKGAILGQGDINIRNVFRLIKNSAYKGFLSLEFEGMEDCKIATKIGLQNIKRIWEEV
- a CDS encoding carbohydrate ABC transporter permease; amino-acid sequence: MKRHWNKYALVYIFLVPILIHFSIFQLFPILFSFYLTFTNWPVIGEPEFIGLKNWLGLLHDPLAWKAIGNTIMFSIYYIVPTMAVGLILALLINSGKKGTGFFKAVFFLPVVTSFVVVSGIWAWIFKGTDDGFVNMLLHAIGIEPQLFLSDSDQALIVLAGLSIFKVCGSTMIYYYAGLQSMPHELYEAAKIDGAGPWKTFWKITFPLLLPIHFYVAIVTTIGSFQIFDSAFLLTSGGPSNSTITIVYYLYQEGFTSLRLGYASVLAYVLFFIIFVISLIQKKYMGKEVSYK
- a CDS encoding FIMAH domain-containing protein — its product is MIQKNLKKCFRISATGILIVSLASMNSPYSIKAKEKPAQNDYFIENAGFESTPKENGAILGWTQTYGDTGFSIDRSVVKEGTQSLKMADSLSTKSAGIRSSMARVTGGQVYHFDASIYLQSGSLNMYLLYFDENGKEVAKFSSGYSVKSVAANTWLSGSVSGKAPKNAVSARLELYSGVASVTNAFVDQVSFSWEEQLDLTVSDPVNLGEAVKASLTSSAAISTRSDGHSELYFATNGVPATFYAIDGDTGERLFSQPIPGADTVWAITEGSDGNIYFAGTNDGILYRYLPAEKRIETLGKNPSDTWIWDLAVSKDGKVYGATYPHAKVFEYDIQTGEFKDLGTFKDGQKYARGLGISGDYLYVGIGSTAYVYRLNLKTGEKEEVHIPISGGNNTVANIEGYDGKLFIRVGGSTVYVLDEETLELVNTIKYTGEISPPSPDNGEDMYYILGAKLHRYNLKTNTTEEVSGISSTDHTTRKFGWVEKDGHSVLALVSGFSEYMQYDPMKNEVEYIYPDVEPQGVPIQSLAKAPDGKIYLGGYHRGMSVFDPRESKIIHNLSWMPQPEGIGFFDGKVFFGTYGGAKIYQYDPAKAMDFGNTPDKNPGLIHDIEDFQDRPFTLESSGNDLFIGTIPGYGELGGSLSIYHKQTGQWEDHRNVVENQSIIGLAYKDGYVYGGTSVWGGGGSNPADENAKIFVWDVKNSKKVAEFTPDIPGLDADPKMIGELSAGPDGLIWGAIDGTIFAMDPKTYEVKKSKVVYPSTYAASKWRPIYLRWGKDGLLYTTLGRNITVVNPGTLSTMLIKQNADLMDIENDGSLYYASGADLMKLEVHPGETSFNSVREEAEEYRSRNMLDQPLYKQLLEDLKQADHQLEKGNGPNAIEFLEKAKEQINKDSLSKFISLDAKNVLTASLDSLIRQPK
- a CDS encoding dihydrodipicolinate synthase family protein; protein product: MLSENVKKLLFSGTVIPAHPLALNENRELDEARQRALTQYYMDAGAGGVAVGVHTTQFEIRDPKFHLYEKVLNLAIEEIEKRNLQRPFIKVAGIAGPTQQAVKETHFAKNAGYDLGLLSMGGLNDYSEAELLNRTKRIAEIIPVFGFYLQPSVGGRVLSFEFWKTFAEIDNVFAIKMAPFNRYQTLDVVRAVCESTRSDQIALYTGNDDNIINDLLTVYRFQSNGKTIEKAIVGGLLGHWAVWTKTAVEYFERIKAVRGQEAIPAHFLTLAQEVTDANAAFFDSANRFKGCIAGINKVLAMQGLLQGEWCLLPEERLSDGQLEEIQRVYRDYPHLQDDSFVSQNLSNWLNKNEKQSI
- a CDS encoding Gfo/Idh/MocA family protein, with amino-acid sequence MSPIPLKIGIIGGGAISELHLNSYQNNSAAELYAICDLNESRAKQKAAQYNIPHLCTDYNVMLQLPDLEAVVICTWNNTHADIIMAALDAGKHVFVEKPLCTTISDALAIQRKTIETGKTLQVGFIRRFDPNVQMLKTFIDHGDLGRIYYAKASALRRLGNPGGWFADREKSGGGPLIDVGIHVLDLSWYLMGCPRPIAVSANTYNKLGNRSNIKNLAFYKTADYNPNFNNVEDLANAMIRFENGASLYLDTSYTLHAKRNETSVVLYGERGGTEVLPETWLIIEKYNTILNARPQTDQDGLNVDAAFQEQTDHFVECCLENKAPRTTVEHGVEIMRMIDAIYESSRTRKEIKLSKGRGMES